The following are encoded in a window of Caldicellulosiruptor danielii genomic DNA:
- a CDS encoding DUF6978 family protein, which translates to MIEQALADYLIRTEKIILEKKINFPIVNTSLTLNVICVDNNSEKILIDINRKGTLKLTRCTYHKRYQTNITLIRLDIDTKPHRNPDGTKVGPTHIHIYKEGYGDKWAYPLDEFDCFSNTDDLVQAFIDFCKFCNIKEIPIVQVVMT; encoded by the coding sequence TTGATTGAACAAGCATTAGCGGATTATTTAATTCGAACTGAAAAAATAATATTGGAGAAGAAAATTAATTTTCCAATAGTAAATACTTCTTTAACTTTAAATGTGATTTGTGTTGATAATAATTCGGAAAAAATATTAATAGATATTAATAGAAAAGGAACTTTAAAATTAACGAGGTGTACATACCACAAAAGGTATCAAACCAATATAACATTAATCAGATTAGATATTGACACAAAACCACACAGAAATCCAGATGGTACAAAGGTGGGACCTACGCATATTCATATATACAAGGAAGGTTATGGGGATAAATGGGCCTATCCGTTGGATGAATTTGATTGTTTTAGTAATACAGATGATTTAGTTCAAGCATTTATTGATTTCTGCAAGTTTTGCAATATCAAAGAAATACCTATCGTTCAGGTGGTGATGACATAA